In Bacteroidia bacterium, one genomic interval encodes:
- a CDS encoding peroxiredoxin — MSLNINHPAPLFESFNSEKQPFSLEQLKGKNVLLLFFPAAFTSTCTKELCSVRDDLSYYNNLDCTVIGISTDTIYSLAKYKEEQKLNFQLVSDYNKEIGKIYHVQYELFGLGMKGITKRAAFLIDKSGILRYLEVLENAGEIPDFNKIKSVLDSL, encoded by the coding sequence ATGTCATTGAACATTAATCATCCGGCACCACTCTTTGAAAGTTTCAATTCTGAAAAACAACCATTTTCCCTTGAACAATTGAAAGGAAAGAATGTATTACTCTTATTTTTCCCGGCAGCATTTACCAGTACTTGTACAAAAGAATTGTGCAGTGTCAGAGATGATTTGTCTTATTATAACAACTTAGATTGTACAGTAATTGGCATCTCAACAGATACAATCTATTCGCTGGCAAAATATAAAGAAGAACAAAAGTTGAACTTCCAGTTGGTCTCAGATTACAACAAAGAAATAGGTAAAATTTATCATGTACAATATGAACTGTTTGGGTTAGGCATGAAAGGTATTACAAAACGAGCTGCATTTCTCATTGATAAAAGTGGAATTCTACGCTACTTGGAAGTATTAGAAAACGCAGGAGAAATTCCTGACTTTAATAAAATCAAATCAGTTCTTGATAGTTTGTGA
- a CDS encoding S8/S53 family peptidase, with product MKKVYALILIFLISQELYSQNRYAVMLTDKNNSTYSLSNPSAYLSPRAINRRLQFGIAIDSSDLPVNATYLTAIQNTGAVILNTSRWLNEVTVDVSANPSALATINALPFVKQTKLASRTSNKTSSKFSFEMESLMQRQSQTQKVASSTAYYNYGNALNQIQMLHGDKLHDLGFRGDGKIIAMLDAGFYRVDSMTALDSLRAHNRIIATYDFVDHNSNVYDDHTHGSMCFSIIGANDPGNIVGTAPEASFLLYRSEDAATEKLIEEYNWATAAEAADSAGADIISSSLGYTRFDDSTMNHTYSDMDGRTAPISIAANIASRKGIVVVSSAGNEGNGQWHYISAPADADSILTIGAVDAAGAYASFSGTGPSADGRIKPTVVAQGQGTFVSDPYSNTVFSGNGTSFSCPVIAGLVASLWQAIPSANNMQIINAIVQSASQYSNPDSLLGFGIPNFDSARNSLLAVFNPYYGKGDFIEKIFPNPFKNQLNINFYADSNSQYTTEIFDLSGKRVMIKYGKFIPYTINSINLATASLGKSVYILRITTEKHVFQSRILKQ from the coding sequence ATGAAAAAAGTTTACGCATTGATTTTGATTTTTCTGATATCGCAAGAGTTGTATAGTCAGAATCGTTATGCAGTTATGCTGACGGATAAAAATAATTCAACATACAGCTTATCTAATCCATCTGCTTATCTGTCACCGAGGGCAATTAACAGAAGACTTCAGTTTGGCATTGCAATAGACTCTTCCGACTTACCGGTTAATGCAACATATCTTACAGCTATTCAAAACACAGGAGCAGTTATTTTAAATACATCACGCTGGCTAAATGAAGTTACTGTTGATGTATCTGCAAACCCAAGCGCATTAGCCACAATAAATGCATTGCCTTTTGTGAAGCAAACAAAATTGGCTTCACGAACTAGCAATAAAACAAGCAGCAAATTTAGTTTTGAGATGGAGAGTTTAATGCAACGTCAGTCTCAAACACAGAAGGTGGCTTCATCTACAGCCTACTATAATTATGGAAATGCACTTAATCAGATTCAAATGTTGCATGGCGACAAGTTGCATGATTTAGGATTTCGAGGTGATGGAAAAATAATTGCTATGCTTGATGCAGGATTTTATCGTGTTGACAGTATGACAGCATTAGACAGCCTGCGTGCGCATAACAGAATTATAGCTACTTATGATTTTGTTGATCACAATAGCAATGTCTATGACGACCATACGCATGGTTCTATGTGTTTTTCTATTATTGGAGCCAATGACCCCGGCAATATTGTTGGTACTGCCCCCGAGGCTTCATTTTTACTCTACCGTTCAGAAGATGCAGCAACTGAAAAACTTATAGAAGAATACAACTGGGCTACCGCTGCGGAAGCTGCCGATAGTGCCGGTGCAGATATAATTTCCAGTTCTTTGGGCTATACCCGTTTTGATGACTCAACCATGAATCATACCTACAGTGATATGGATGGCAGAACAGCACCCATATCAATTGCAGCTAACATTGCTTCACGAAAAGGAATTGTTGTGGTAAGCAGTGCAGGTAATGAAGGTAATGGCCAATGGCATTATATATCAGCTCCAGCTGATGCCGATAGTATCTTAACCATTGGTGCTGTTGATGCAGCTGGTGCTTATGCATCCTTTAGTGGAACAGGTCCTTCTGCTGATGGCAGAATTAAGCCAACTGTTGTGGCACAAGGGCAAGGTACATTTGTGTCCGACCCTTATTCAAATACTGTTTTTTCGGGTAATGGAACTTCTTTTTCATGTCCTGTAATTGCAGGATTAGTTGCTTCATTGTGGCAGGCAATTCCTTCTGCAAACAATATGCAAATTATTAATGCCATAGTACAAAGTGCATCTCAGTATAGCAATCCTGATTCATTGCTTGGTTTTGGAATTCCTAATTTTGATTCTGCACGTAACTCATTGCTTGCAGTTTTTAATCCATATTATGGTAAAGGTGATTTCATTGAAAAAATATTTCCCAACCCATTTAAAAATCAACTGAACATTAATTTTTATGCAGATAGTAACAGTCAATATACCACAGAAATATTTGATCTGAGTGGAAAGCGTGTAATGATTAAGTATGGTAAATTTATTCCATATACTATCAATAGTATAAACCTTGCTACGGCCAGCTTGGGAAAAAGTGTCTATATACTGCGCATCACTACTGAAAAGCATGTTTTTCAGTCACGAATTTTGAAACAGTAA
- the mnmA gene encoding tRNA 2-thiouridine(34) synthase MnmA, producing MSKKGRILVAMSGGIDSSVTAMMLHDEGYEVLGITMKTWDYASSGISGKETGCCSLDSINDARSIAVEKGFPHYILDIRGEFGDFVIDNFVDEYLAGRTPNPCVLCNTHIKWEALIKRADMLNCEFIATGHYASVRNEGGRYIVSRGKDLNKDQSYVLWGLSQKNLARTRFPLGNYKKSEIRSMAFEMGFKELANKSESYEICFVPDNDYRAFLKQRVEGIEDRLDGGVFVNTKNEVIGKHKGYPFYTIGQRKGLEVAFGKPMYVTEIKPNTNTVVLGELEDLQKTTMKVRGLNLVKYESLRQPTEVLTKIRYKDPGTMSVITQTNANNASVEFQAPVTAVAPGQSAVFYEGNDVVGGGFIDKEYGKV from the coding sequence GTGAGTAAGAAAGGTAGAATTTTAGTTGCCATGAGTGGTGGAATTGATAGCTCAGTTACAGCTATGATGCTGCATGACGAAGGTTATGAAGTTTTAGGCATAACAATGAAAACATGGGATTATGCATCGTCAGGAATATCTGGCAAAGAAACAGGGTGTTGTAGTCTCGACTCCATAAACGATGCCAGAAGTATTGCAGTAGAGAAAGGATTTCCGCATTATATACTTGATATCAGAGGTGAGTTTGGAGATTTTGTAATTGATAATTTTGTTGATGAATATCTTGCAGGACGAACGCCCAATCCGTGTGTTCTTTGCAATACACACATCAAATGGGAAGCATTAATTAAACGTGCCGATATGTTGAACTGCGAGTTTATTGCTACCGGACATTATGCTTCTGTGCGCAATGAAGGAGGCCGTTATATTGTAAGCAGAGGAAAAGATTTAAATAAAGATCAAAGCTATGTGTTGTGGGGGTTAAGTCAGAAGAATCTGGCACGAACACGATTTCCATTAGGCAATTATAAAAAATCTGAAATCCGCAGCATGGCTTTCGAAATGGGTTTTAAAGAGTTAGCCAATAAAAGTGAAAGTTATGAAATTTGTTTTGTTCCGGATAACGACTACAGAGCATTTTTAAAACAAAGAGTTGAAGGCATTGAAGATAGACTTGATGGGGGAGTGTTTGTGAATACAAAAAATGAAGTGATAGGTAAACACAAAGGGTATCCTTTCTATACAATAGGTCAGCGTAAAGGACTTGAAGTTGCATTTGGTAAGCCAATGTATGTTACAGAAATAAAGCCTAACACAAATACTGTTGTTTTGGGTGAGTTGGAAGATTTACAGAAAACTACCATGAAAGTACGCGGATTAAATTTAGTTAAGTATGAATCGCTCCGCCAACCAACAGAAGTACTCACCAAAATAAGATATAAAGATCCAGGCACAATGAGTGTCATTACTCAAACAAATGCAAATAATGCCTCTGTGGAATTTCAGGCACCGGTAACTGCTGTGGCTCCCGGACAGAGCGCTGTTTTCTACGAGGGTAATGATGTAGTTGGTGGAGGATTTATAGATAAAGAATATGGCAAAGTCTAA
- a CDS encoding NifU family protein — MMESVKNNLKNKVEKALDTIRPYLKSDNGDVTVMDITPQNVVKLRFEGACSSCTMSAMTFKAGVEETILRMVPEITAVEALNVENV; from the coding sequence ATGATGGAGTCTGTAAAAAATAATTTGAAAAATAAAGTCGAAAAGGCATTGGATACCATTCGACCTTATTTGAAGTCTGATAATGGTGATGTTACGGTAATGGATATCACACCACAAAATGTTGTGAAGTTAAGATTTGAAGGAGCATGCAGTTCCTGTACAATGAGTGCAATGACATTTAAAGCAGGAGTTGAAGAAACAATTTTGCGTATGGTTCCTGAAATTACTGCCGTAGAAGCATTGAATGTGGAGAATGTTTAA
- a CDS encoding Mrp/NBP35 family ATP-binding protein: MHITKEKVLEALSYVQEPDLKKDLVTLNMIKDIEIDGKKVSFTVILTTPACPLKAEIERACKNAIIHFVDKDADVTVNMTANVTTQRSIDNEMMKGVKNIIAVASGKGGVGKSTVAANLAVSLTKNGAKVALVDADIFGPSVPIMFGSEHEHPFIEEVNGRQLMIPVEKHGVKLISIGYLADPSQAIVWRGPMASKALKQLFSDVNWGDIDYMIVDLPPGTSDIHLTLISTVPLTGAVVVTTPQDVALADARKAIAMFQLPSVNIPVLGLIENMSWFTPEELPENKYYLFGKDGGQKLAAEMNVKLLGQVPLVQSVREGGDQGNPIATGSSIVAEAFNNLSQSVAQQVAIRNAVIEPAQRVPAAGF; encoded by the coding sequence ATGCATATTACTAAAGAAAAAGTATTAGAAGCTTTAAGTTATGTACAGGAGCCTGATCTTAAAAAAGATTTGGTCACCCTCAACATGATTAAGGATATTGAGATTGATGGAAAAAAAGTCAGTTTCACAGTAATACTCACAACACCTGCTTGTCCATTAAAAGCAGAAATTGAACGCGCCTGTAAAAATGCCATAATTCATTTTGTAGATAAAGATGCTGATGTAACAGTAAACATGACGGCCAATGTTACTACACAGCGCAGTATAGATAATGAAATGATGAAAGGTGTTAAAAATATTATTGCTGTTGCCTCCGGCAAAGGTGGTGTAGGTAAGTCAACTGTTGCTGCCAATTTAGCCGTTTCATTAACAAAAAATGGTGCTAAAGTAGCTCTTGTTGACGCAGATATATTTGGACCCAGCGTACCGATAATGTTTGGCTCAGAACATGAACACCCTTTTATTGAAGAAGTTAACGGACGACAATTAATGATACCTGTAGAGAAGCATGGTGTAAAACTTATCTCTATTGGCTATCTTGCAGATCCATCGCAGGCAATTGTTTGGCGTGGACCAATGGCTTCAAAAGCATTGAAACAACTTTTTAGTGATGTTAATTGGGGCGATATAGATTATATGATTGTTGACCTGCCTCCGGGAACCAGCGACATACACCTTACCCTAATCTCCACAGTGCCACTTACCGGTGCAGTAGTTGTGACAACCCCACAGGATGTAGCATTGGCCGATGCCAGAAAGGCAATAGCAATGTTTCAACTCCCTTCAGTAAATATTCCTGTTTTAGGATTAATCGAAAATATGTCGTGGTTTACTCCTGAAGAGCTTCCCGAAAACAAATATTATCTTTTCGGAAAGGATGGAGGACAAAAGTTAGCTGCTGAAATGAATGTAAAGTTGCTTGGTCAGGTTCCGTTAGTTCAGTCTGTTCGCGAAGGTGGTGATCAGGGAAATCCAATTGCAACAGGAAGTTCAATCGTTGCAGAAGCTTTTAATAATTTATCGCAGTCTGTTGCACAACAGGTGGCAATTCGAAATGCAGTAATTGAACCGGCTCAACGTGTTCCTGCAGCTGGATTTTAA
- a CDS encoding MGMT family protein, whose translation MNIADSFNSDNISFFEKVYQVVRLIPKGKVTSYGAIAKYLGSAQSSRMVGWAMNNSSKIKPRVPAHRVVNRNGLLTGKHFFGDNNAMQHLLEKEGIKVSDDKIINFKKHFWDPSVELML comes from the coding sequence ATGAATATAGCAGACTCTTTCAATTCAGATAACATTTCTTTCTTTGAAAAGGTGTATCAGGTAGTTCGTTTGATACCTAAAGGAAAAGTCACAAGCTATGGTGCAATAGCTAAATATCTTGGAAGCGCACAATCGTCACGCATGGTTGGATGGGCGATGAACAACAGCAGCAAGATAAAGCCAAGAGTGCCTGCACATAGAGTGGTAAATCGTAATGGTTTGCTTACCGGAAAACATTTTTTTGGAGACAATAATGCCATGCAACATTTACTCGAAAAAGAAGGCATTAAGGTTTCAGACGATAAAATAATTAATTTTAAGAAACACTTTTGGGATCCATCTGTTGAATTAATGCTATAA
- a CDS encoding choice-of-anchor J domain-containing protein produces MTKFTLIAAVAVLLSGASMAQDKVLVNQNPTFGARTQSVNKTDLAHSGVLAPRGGNSAINVAYSDDFSQQNDTISLAARGYLTYYRGTGPQGAQATWFQPDGTVFPAYNGAATEYVAANYQVVTGTNNIDSWLVTPALNVSAGDIIAFYARSVAGSMWVDSIRVMYSAAGDSTPEGTTWVELGRFQASIAGTWDYINYPVTAAGTSARFAIRYTVADGGPNGSNSNFIGIDQLDIYTPQAIDASVFAISNMNSGCGLSATTPVDVSIFNWGGSAISGFPVSFVVDNGTPVTETFTGTIPAGGSSSFLFTGTADLSAIGPHTIKAYTSLPSDGNAANDTTTVTVTNIPPVVLGTTPVTEGFEMASGTTPPPGWTIEDTDGDGNIWDFATTYMHNGLLCARLGVANPLAATPENWLFSPCLDLTAGTNYRIEYWYKSFTETATSYQLELRYGNAATGAAMTNNIAVDPLFTDSTYHLASHTFTPATSGTYNIGINGFGSSVDNSIRVDDASMVVTTGIKETDLSNNVTLMPNPATTELLVSAKLYGNSTLTVYNQLGQEVIKQNYNEPFRIALDIQSLNKGVYTLKINNADGVVVNKFVKQ; encoded by the coding sequence ATGACAAAATTTACTTTAATTGCTGCAGTTGCAGTTTTATTGTCGGGTGCATCAATGGCACAAGACAAAGTTTTGGTGAATCAAAATCCAACATTTGGAGCCAGAACACAGTCTGTAAATAAAACAGACTTAGCACATTCAGGAGTACTAGCTCCAAGAGGAGGAAATAGTGCTATCAATGTGGCCTATTCTGATGATTTCAGTCAGCAGAACGACACAATTTCATTAGCTGCAAGAGGCTATCTGACTTATTACAGAGGTACAGGACCACAGGGAGCACAGGCAACATGGTTTCAGCCTGATGGAACAGTGTTTCCAGCCTATAATGGTGCTGCAACTGAGTATGTTGCTGCAAATTATCAGGTAGTGACAGGAACTAATAACATTGACAGCTGGTTAGTAACCCCTGCTTTGAATGTTTCTGCAGGTGATATTATTGCATTTTATGCAAGGTCGGTTGCAGGTTCAATGTGGGTTGACTCAATTCGTGTAATGTACTCTGCCGCAGGCGACTCTACACCAGAAGGTACAACATGGGTTGAATTAGGCAGATTTCAGGCAAGTATAGCCGGTACATGGGATTATATAAACTATCCGGTAACTGCTGCGGGTACTTCAGCACGCTTCGCAATCCGTTATACTGTTGCAGATGGAGGCCCAAATGGTAGTAACAGCAACTTTATTGGAATAGATCAACTTGATATTTATACCCCGCAAGCCATTGATGCCAGTGTTTTTGCAATAAGTAATATGAATTCAGGTTGCGGTTTAAGTGCAACAACACCAGTTGATGTTTCTATCTTCAATTGGGGTGGAAGCGCAATTTCCGGATTTCCAGTATCATTTGTTGTGGATAATGGTACACCTGTTACAGAAACATTTACCGGAACAATTCCTGCCGGAGGGTCATCTTCATTCTTGTTCACCGGTACAGCTGATTTATCTGCAATTGGACCACATACAATAAAAGCTTATACCAGTCTTCCTTCTGATGGTAATGCAGCGAACGATACAACAACAGTTACTGTAACAAACATCCCTCCAGTTGTACTTGGGACTACGCCAGTTACTGAGGGTTTTGAAATGGCATCTGGTACTACACCTCCTCCGGGATGGACTATTGAAGATACAGATGGTGATGGTAATATTTGGGACTTCGCCACTACTTATATGCACAATGGTTTATTGTGTGCTCGTCTTGGTGTAGCAAATCCATTAGCTGCAACTCCTGAAAACTGGTTATTTTCTCCATGTCTGGATTTAACAGCCGGAACCAATTATAGAATTGAATATTGGTACAAGAGTTTTACAGAAACTGCAACCTCATATCAGTTAGAATTGCGTTATGGAAATGCTGCCACTGGTGCTGCCATGACCAATAATATTGCTGTTGACCCATTGTTTACTGATTCAACATATCATTTGGCTTCTCATACGTTTACACCTGCAACATCCGGTACGTATAATATCGGTATTAATGGCTTTGGTTCTAGTGTTGACAATTCAATCAGAGTGGATGATGCCTCAATGGTTGTGACAACCGGTATTAAAGAAACAGATTTGAGTAATAATGTAACGCTGATGCCAAATCCTGCAACAACAGAACTGTTGGTTTCTGCAAAACTTTATGGAAACTCAACACTTACCGTTTATAACCAACTAGGTCAGGAAGTAATTAAGCAAAATTATAATGAGCCTTTCCGTATTGCTTTAGATATTCAATCTTTGAACAAAGGTGTTTATACTCTTAAAATCAACAATGCTGATGGTGTTGTAGTAAATAAGTTTGTAAAACAATAA